In one Sphingomonas sanguinis genomic region, the following are encoded:
- the secE gene encoding preprotein translocase subunit SecE codes for MAKTTPIEFLNQVKTETKKVVWPTRRETVMTGVMVVVMTTILAIFFLAVDSFFETLVRTLLSLAK; via the coding sequence GTGGCGAAGACGACCCCCATCGAATTCCTCAACCAGGTCAAGACCGAGACTAAGAAGGTCGTCTGGCCGACGCGGCGTGAGACGGTGATGACCGGTGTGATGGTGGTCGTGATGACCACGATCCTGGCCATCTTCTTCCTGGCGGTCGACTCGTTCTTCGAGACGCTGGTCCGCACCCTGCTGTCGCTCGCGAAGTAA
- a CDS encoding YbdD/YjiX family protein translates to MTWLSRLREIGNAMVGMPSYDAYVAHMAVKHPDREPMDEVTFFRERQQARYGGKNGGRCC, encoded by the coding sequence ATGACTTGGCTCAGCCGCCTGCGCGAGATCGGCAATGCGATGGTCGGGATGCCCAGCTATGACGCCTATGTGGCGCACATGGCGGTGAAACATCCCGACCGGGAGCCGATGGACGAGGTGACGTTCTTCCGCGAGCGGCAACAGGCGCGGTATGGCGGGAAAAATGGCGGGCGCTGCTGCTGA